One Ostrinia nubilalis chromosome 6, ilOstNubi1.1, whole genome shotgun sequence genomic region harbors:
- the LOC135072910 gene encoding keratin, type I cytoskeletal 9-like, whose product MATVSLLFALVVAISSGVMALPGGGGWQGGGGGGGGFPSVASARSGLGGWGGSSSFGRSSNFGSGWGGSNGLGRSSGGSWGSNGFGRSSGSGWGSNGGFGRSSGSIWGSNGYGDGEFSARDSSSWGDSSFRSGSGWDSSGGDFRSSSW is encoded by the exons ATGGCG ACGGTATCACTGCTCTTCGCGCTTGTAGTTGCCATTTCTTCAGGCGTTATGGCTCTACCTG GTGGCGGTGGCTGGCaaggcggcggcggtggcggtggcggctTCCCCTCTGTGGCATCCGCCCGCTCTGGCTTAGGCGGCTGGGGAGGCAGCAGTAGCTTCGGAAGATCCAGCAACTTCGGCTCAGGGTGGGGTGGATCTAACGGCCTTGGACGGAGCTCAGGCGGATCTTGGGGATCAAATGGTTTTGGACGAAGCTCTGGGTCAGGATGGGGATCCAACGGAGGATTTGGAAGAAGCTCCGGTTCAATCTGGGGATCTAACGGGTATGGAGATGGCGAATTTTCCGCACGAGACAGCTCTTCATGGGGAGACTCCAGCTTCAGATCAGGCTCGGGCTGGGACAGCTCCGGTGGAGACTTCCGATCTTCCAGCTGGTAG